One window of Salegentibacter sp. Hel_I_6 genomic DNA carries:
- a CDS encoding CCA tRNA nucleotidyltransferase, translating into MKNYKGALSHNIFRVITQASEEIKLESYVIGGFVRDHILQRGEPKDIDIVAVGSGIELAKKVAEILPHKPKVQVFKNYGTAMLRAFDMEIEFVGARKESYQKDSRKPIVEDGSLEDDQNRRDFTINALALGLNEDNFGNLLDPFDGIEDLNSKIIKTPLDPNITYSDDPLRMLRAIRFATQLNFKIEKESLDAITRNKKRIKIISKERITDELHKIMLAKKPSKGFSLLHKTGLLPIILPELTALEGIDEIEGQKHKDNFWHTLEVVDNIAENTGDLWLRWAALLHDIGKAPTKKFHKKIGWTFHGHEFVGAKMVFKLFKRLRLPLNDKMKYVQKLVLMSSRPIAIVDNDVTDSAVRRLIFDAGEDIEDLMTLCEADITTKNPNRFKKYHNNFKVVRTKMKEVEERDHVRNFQPPVTGEEIMETFNIRPSREIGIIKDTIKEAILEGEIPNEHEAARNLMLKKGRELGLSVNSE; encoded by the coding sequence GTGAAGAATTATAAAGGCGCTTTATCGCACAATATATTCAGGGTCATTACCCAGGCCTCGGAGGAAATAAAACTTGAAAGCTATGTTATTGGAGGCTTTGTTCGCGATCATATCTTACAGCGAGGAGAACCCAAAGATATTGACATTGTTGCGGTAGGAAGCGGCATTGAACTTGCGAAAAAAGTTGCAGAAATACTTCCGCACAAACCCAAAGTCCAGGTTTTCAAAAACTATGGTACGGCAATGCTGCGTGCTTTTGATATGGAAATCGAGTTTGTGGGCGCACGTAAAGAAAGTTATCAAAAAGATAGTCGCAAACCTATTGTGGAAGACGGCAGTTTGGAAGACGACCAAAATCGGCGCGATTTCACCATAAATGCACTGGCGCTTGGTTTGAATGAAGATAACTTCGGAAATCTTTTAGATCCTTTTGACGGAATTGAGGATCTAAATTCTAAAATCATCAAAACCCCACTGGATCCCAATATTACTTATTCTGATGATCCATTGCGAATGCTTCGTGCTATTCGCTTTGCGACACAGCTAAATTTTAAGATTGAAAAAGAGTCTTTAGATGCGATTACAAGAAATAAGAAACGCATCAAGATTATTTCTAAAGAAAGAATTACCGACGAGCTGCATAAAATAATGCTGGCCAAAAAACCTTCAAAAGGCTTTTCGCTACTACATAAAACCGGATTACTTCCTATCATCTTACCGGAGCTTACTGCTCTGGAAGGTATTGACGAAATTGAAGGCCAAAAGCACAAAGATAATTTTTGGCATACTTTAGAAGTGGTAGATAATATCGCGGAAAATACTGGTGATCTTTGGCTGCGCTGGGCTGCTTTATTGCATGATATTGGTAAGGCTCCTACTAAAAAGTTTCACAAGAAAATTGGGTGGACTTTTCACGGGCACGAGTTTGTTGGCGCAAAAATGGTTTTTAAACTATTTAAACGGCTTCGTCTCCCATTAAATGACAAGATGAAATATGTGCAGAAATTGGTTTTAATGAGTTCGCGGCCAATTGCTATTGTGGACAACGACGTAACCGATTCTGCCGTACGCCGACTTATTTTTGACGCTGGGGAAGATATTGAAGATTTAATGACGCTTTGCGAAGCTGATATCACCACGAAAAATCCGAATCGATTTAAGAAATACCATAATAATTTTAAAGTGGTCCGCACCAAAATGAAAGAGGTGGAAGAACGTGACCACGTTCGTAATTTCCAACCTCCGGTTACCGGTGAAGAAATTATGGAAACTTTTAATATAAGACCTTCCCGTGAAATCGGTATTATTAAAGACACCATTAAAGAAGCAATTCTTGAAGGGGAAATTCCAAACGAACATGAAGCTGCGAGGAATTTAATGCTTAAGAAAGGAAGAGAATTGGGATTATCAGTGAATAGTGAGTAG
- a CDS encoding GxxExxY protein, with protein sequence MADIIYKDESYAIVGALFNVYNYLGSGFSEIVYKDALELEFSSLNIPFEREKEYSVSYKGTILSHKFYADFILFDKIILEIKSVDNIHDKHIAQCINYLKVSENRLALANFHKDLLDHKRIVL encoded by the coding sequence ATGGCCGATATTATATATAAAGACGAAAGTTATGCCATTGTTGGAGCATTATTCAATGTATATAATTATTTAGGCAGTGGATTTTCTGAAATAGTTTATAAAGATGCATTAGAACTGGAGTTTAGTTCGCTGAATATTCCTTTTGAAAGAGAAAAAGAATACTCAGTTTCTTATAAAGGAACTATTCTTAGTCACAAGTTTTATGCTGATTTCATTCTTTTTGATAAAATAATTTTAGAAATAAAATCTGTTGATAATATTCACGATAAGCATATAGCGCAGTGTATTAATTATTTAAAGGTTTCAGAAAACAGGTTAGCATTAGCAAACTTCCACAAGGATTTACTAGACCATAAAAGAATTGTGCTATAA
- a CDS encoding L-threonylcarbamoyladenylate synthase: protein MEDIKTEMQNALATLKRGGLILYPTDTVWGIGCDATNAGAVEKVYALKKRKESQALICLVSDYKMLNQFVEDVPEVAYDILKFAKKPTTIIYDDPIRVAENLIAADNSLAIRVSKDKFSNDLAKRFRKPIVSTSANISGEKTPGSFDEISPEILEGVDYVVNLQKNKKSAKPSAIIKLSNDGKVKVIRK from the coding sequence ATGGAAGATATTAAAACCGAAATGCAAAACGCCCTTGCAACCCTAAAACGTGGCGGACTTATACTCTACCCTACCGATACGGTTTGGGGAATTGGCTGTGATGCCACAAATGCTGGAGCCGTAGAAAAAGTGTATGCGCTTAAAAAACGTAAGGAAAGTCAGGCGCTTATTTGCCTGGTTTCAGACTATAAAATGCTGAATCAATTTGTAGAAGATGTTCCTGAAGTAGCTTACGATATTCTCAAATTTGCGAAAAAACCTACTACAATTATTTACGACGATCCTATTCGCGTAGCCGAAAACCTGATCGCCGCCGATAATTCTTTGGCAATTAGAGTTTCCAAAGATAAATTCAGCAATGATTTGGCAAAAAGATTTCGAAAACCTATCGTTTCTACCTCGGCCAACATTAGCGGTGAAAAAACACCCGGATCTTTCGACGAAATTAGCCCCGAAATTTTAGAGGGTGTGGACTATGTAGTAAATTTGCAAAAAAATAAAAAATCGGCTAAACCCTCCGCCATCATTAAATTAAGTAACGATGGGAAGGTAAAAGTGATTAGGAAATAG
- a CDS encoding heme A synthase, with the protein MYRKSVKISLILVYLVIVAGAVVRMTGSGMGCPDWPKCFGYYIPPTEVSELEFQANREYEKGQVIIVDETLKVAETDFTSAENYSEADWRNYEKHDYAIFNPLHTWVEYINRLAGALAGFAVLIMAVLSFKKWKKRKRITLLSWLSVFLMGFQAWLGATVVYSVLSPVRITIHMVMALVIVALLLYLLFLAEEKVKDKIHNNSFKNLMILAVALTLIQVVLGTQVRQLVDEQVKMLGYDAKELWLANPDLNFYIHRSFSILVLLVNLVLWWKNRKLQLKFGKINWVMLLIFLEIATGIAMYNFEFPFTSQPLHLVIAAVLFGFQFYLLLESFAAGRKFKTL; encoded by the coding sequence ATGTATAGAAAATCGGTTAAAATTTCCCTGATCCTGGTTTACCTGGTTATTGTTGCCGGTGCCGTGGTAAGAATGACGGGCTCCGGAATGGGTTGCCCGGATTGGCCAAAATGTTTCGGTTATTACATTCCTCCAACAGAAGTTTCTGAACTGGAGTTTCAGGCTAACCGCGAGTATGAAAAAGGCCAGGTAATTATCGTTGATGAAACCCTAAAAGTTGCCGAAACCGATTTTACTTCTGCAGAAAACTATTCCGAAGCAGACTGGAGAAATTATGAGAAACACGATTACGCCATTTTTAATCCACTGCATACGTGGGTTGAATATATAAACAGGCTTGCCGGAGCTTTAGCTGGCTTTGCTGTGCTCATAATGGCCGTGCTTTCCTTTAAAAAATGGAAAAAAAGAAAACGAATTACTTTGCTCTCGTGGCTATCGGTTTTTCTTATGGGATTCCAGGCCTGGCTTGGCGCAACCGTAGTTTATTCGGTCTTATCGCCGGTTAGAATTACCATCCATATGGTAATGGCGCTGGTAATTGTGGCCCTGCTACTTTATTTACTTTTCCTTGCCGAAGAAAAAGTAAAGGATAAAATTCATAATAACAGCTTTAAAAATTTAATGATCCTGGCAGTTGCCTTAACACTCATTCAAGTTGTTTTAGGAACGCAAGTACGACAATTAGTAGATGAACAGGTAAAAATGCTAGGTTATGATGCGAAAGAACTTTGGCTCGCCAATCCTGATTTAAATTTTTATATACATCGTAGCTTTTCTATCCTGGTCCTACTTGTAAACCTTGTACTCTGGTGGAAAAACCGAAAACTTCAGCTTAAATTCGGGAAGATAAACTGGGTCATGCTGCTAATTTTTCTGGAGATTGCCACAGGAATAGCAATGTATAATTTTGAATTTCCGTTTACCTCCCAACCTCTTCATTTAGTTATAGCCGCCGTATTGTTCGGATTTCAATTTTATTTATTATTGGAAAGCTTTGCCGCGGGCAGAAAGTTCAAAACTTTGTAA
- a CDS encoding glycosyltransferase family 4 protein, protein MKILHISAVKSWGGGENQIELLCEEFKSDFPEVENIILCVKGGLFHKRLKNTNLNFKTAPLSFNFDLRYSLKIREICKNHKIDLIHIHDPKALSLVVLADKFLNLPKMVFSKKTSFPIKNRKQTLYKYNYPKIKRILCVSKKTREIAGKSITDHNRLKTIYHGISIEKQKNTTAEINLREQLGIDKEMILVGNIGNHIPAKDLNTFINTAEKIIQKKQKLKFHFVQIGHFSSETSQLIDKIQSNNLETYISFLGFIENASLLIPQLDFLLLSSKSEGVPNVIYEAFYHKTPVIATNVGGIPEIVTHMENGLLADAFNAEKLAEHLLFLNKNRELISRFAENGYQKVLENFTTKRMAQQTLQEYKNVLYGRY, encoded by the coding sequence ATGAAAATCCTTCACATATCGGCAGTAAAAAGTTGGGGAGGCGGTGAAAACCAAATCGAATTGCTTTGTGAAGAATTCAAAAGTGATTTTCCTGAAGTAGAAAATATCATTTTGTGTGTTAAAGGTGGTTTGTTTCATAAAAGGCTGAAGAATACTAACCTCAATTTCAAAACTGCTCCGCTTAGCTTTAATTTCGACCTTCGTTATAGCTTAAAAATTAGAGAGATTTGCAAAAATCATAAAATAGATCTTATTCATATTCACGATCCCAAAGCCCTTTCGCTAGTAGTTTTGGCAGATAAGTTTTTGAATTTACCGAAAATGGTTTTTAGCAAAAAAACCTCGTTCCCTATTAAAAACAGGAAGCAAACACTTTATAAATACAATTATCCCAAAATAAAACGCATTTTATGTGTTTCTAAAAAAACACGGGAAATTGCAGGTAAATCGATCACAGATCACAACCGCCTAAAAACGATTTACCACGGAATTAGTATTGAAAAGCAAAAAAATACTACTGCAGAAATTAATCTTCGTGAGCAACTCGGCATCGATAAAGAAATGATCCTTGTAGGAAATATTGGCAATCATATTCCCGCTAAAGATTTAAATACCTTTATAAATACTGCTGAAAAAATTATTCAAAAAAAACAAAAGCTGAAATTTCATTTTGTACAAATAGGCCACTTTTCATCTGAAACCTCGCAATTAATTGATAAGATTCAATCAAACAATTTAGAAACTTATATTAGCTTTTTAGGATTTATAGAAAATGCATCCTTATTAATTCCGCAGTTAGATTTTTTGCTGCTAAGTTCAAAATCTGAAGGGGTTCCCAATGTAATTTATGAAGCTTTCTATCATAAAACTCCGGTAATCGCTACAAATGTGGGGGGAATTCCCGAAATTGTGACCCATATGGAAAACGGGCTGCTAGCCGATGCTTTTAATGCTGAAAAATTAGCTGAACATCTGCTTTTTTTAAATAAAAATCGGGAACTAATTTCTCGTTTTGCCGAAAACGGGTATCAAAAAGTTTTAGAAAATTTTACCACAAAACGAATGGCCCAACAAACACTTCAAGAATACAAAAATGTCCTTTATGGAAGATATTAA
- a CDS encoding nucleoid-associated protein, whose protein sequence is MINLFNAQIESLSIHRVGNKSRNENIFLSAAPYQLNDEITPLIKEYFLKPFREKEENYFNFSHETDLEFNELYNLANAVFDDPANIHEASKKITTLLFEQSAHPHIKSGEVYVVYFENLQIDNEKVSGIGIFKSELKHDFLQFEENGSILEMIVQQGINLNKLDKGALIFNKNREEGYKILSVDSNKYDTKYWLENFLGVDVMRDENYNTKSYLNFCKNFAKDVVLPAEDKKEEVMFMNRSMDYFAKNDDFEESNFLNSVIDNPELLPEFQHYKTEKAPKYKIEDLTNFPIANKAVTDARKKIKSVINLDTHIQIKMDFVNAESADKFVEKGWDEEKQMYYYLVYFNKEEKS, encoded by the coding sequence ATGATCAACCTTTTTAATGCGCAAATTGAGTCCCTTTCTATTCATAGGGTTGGGAACAAAAGTAGAAATGAGAACATTTTTCTTTCTGCGGCACCATACCAGTTAAATGACGAGATCACACCTTTGATCAAGGAATATTTTCTAAAACCATTTAGGGAAAAGGAAGAAAATTACTTCAATTTTTCTCACGAAACCGATCTTGAATTCAACGAATTATACAATCTGGCAAACGCGGTTTTTGATGATCCTGCAAACATTCATGAGGCTTCAAAAAAGATCACCACTTTGTTGTTTGAACAATCTGCGCATCCGCATATTAAAAGCGGAGAGGTATATGTGGTTTATTTCGAAAACCTTCAAATAGATAACGAAAAGGTTTCAGGAATCGGAATTTTTAAATCTGAATTAAAACACGATTTCCTTCAGTTTGAAGAAAACGGCAGCATTCTAGAAATGATCGTTCAGCAGGGAATCAACCTCAATAAATTAGATAAAGGCGCGCTTATTTTTAATAAAAATCGGGAAGAAGGTTATAAAATCCTTTCGGTAGATTCTAATAAGTACGATACTAAATACTGGTTGGAGAACTTTTTGGGTGTAGATGTGATGCGTGATGAGAATTACAACACCAAAAGTTACCTTAACTTCTGTAAAAACTTCGCTAAAGACGTGGTTTTACCTGCGGAAGACAAAAAAGAAGAGGTAATGTTCATGAATCGAAGTATGGATTACTTCGCAAAAAACGACGATTTTGAAGAAAGTAATTTTCTGAATTCAGTAATTGATAATCCAGAACTATTACCCGAATTTCAGCATTATAAAACCGAAAAAGCACCTAAGTATAAAATAGAAGATCTTACTAATTTCCCCATTGCCAACAAAGCGGTAACCGATGCGCGAAAAAAGATCAAGAGCGTAATTAATCTTGATACGCATATTCAGATTAAAATGGATTTTGTAAACGCAGAATCAGCCGATAAGTTTGTAGAAAAAGGCTGGGACGAAGAGAAACAAATGTACTATTACCTTGTTTACTTTAATAAAGAGGAAAAGAGTTAA